A region from the Hypericibacter adhaerens genome encodes:
- a CDS encoding HAD family hydrolase, whose protein sequence is MLPTVRGVLFDKDGTLFDFNATWMPLYLETADEVAGGDKALALRLLVESGYDEVTRRLDPRSPLAAGTNQQIAEIWARVAGGEWSVQRLTRRFDANFAKSMAMRPTPVTDLAVLFGHLKRKGLRIGVATMDSHAAARAAVETFELVGLVDFVCGYDSGHGHKPGPGMVEAFCRAVELPARDVAVVGDTPHDMHMARAAGAGLALGVLTGVSPREVLADHADRVLASIAELETLLA, encoded by the coding sequence TGGATGCCGCTCTATCTCGAGACCGCCGACGAGGTGGCGGGCGGCGACAAGGCGCTGGCGCTGCGGCTCCTGGTCGAGAGCGGCTATGACGAGGTCACGCGGCGCCTCGATCCGCGCTCGCCGCTGGCGGCCGGCACCAACCAGCAGATCGCGGAGATCTGGGCGCGGGTCGCGGGCGGCGAATGGAGCGTCCAGCGCCTGACCCGCCGCTTCGACGCCAACTTCGCCAAGAGCATGGCGATGCGCCCCACTCCGGTGACCGATCTTGCCGTCCTGTTCGGTCATCTGAAGCGCAAGGGCCTCCGGATCGGCGTCGCCACCATGGACAGCCATGCGGCCGCGCGCGCGGCGGTCGAGACCTTCGAGCTGGTGGGGCTGGTCGATTTCGTCTGCGGCTACGATTCCGGCCATGGCCACAAGCCGGGGCCGGGCATGGTGGAAGCCTTCTGCCGCGCGGTGGAGCTGCCGGCCAGGGACGTGGCGGTCGTGGGCGACACGCCGCATGACATGCATATGGCACGCGCCGCCGGGGCCGGCCTGGCGCTCGGCGTCTTGACGGGCGTCAGTCCGCGCGAGGTCCTGGCCGATCATGCCGATCGGGTGCTGGCCAGCATCGCCGAGCTCGAGACCCTGCTCGCTTAA